The following are encoded in a window of Impatiens glandulifera chromosome 5, dImpGla2.1, whole genome shotgun sequence genomic DNA:
- the LOC124938866 gene encoding aspartic proteinase 36-like: MEAINGLLLIGMLIFTANFVFVLAHVESSTDRTSNQILKLERTFPTNEVGLQNMKFRDHKRHSKILEGNTIGILNFSLNGASDPSLAGLYYTKIRLGSPPQEFNVDFDTGSDDLWINCKPCVGCPRLSQLGIELNLFDPAISYSAKPLTCLDKECPTYHQCANKNRSCRLSLNYGDGSLASGYYLTDMLQFDTILGPSNLTANSSARVIFGCSTHDEGLISQEGRAIDGIFGFGRRESSVISQLSSRRITPRIFSHCLRGDGGGVLVIGEIRHAAMVYSPLVTSNTDHYNINLQSISVDGHKLSINQNVFITSESQGTFVDSGTTLSYLATEAYYPLMEALTNAISGHATPFILNGQQCYKLSTSGIKLFPQVTFNFAGGASMLLMAKDYLFNYSLQDGISSMCIGFQRSNFASMTILGDLVLKDKIVVYDLAHQRIGWVEYNCKKN, translated from the exons ATGGAAGCTATTAATGGACTTTTGCTGATTGGGATGTTAATTTTCACGGCTAACTTTGTATTTGTACTGGCACATGTTGAAAGTAGTACCGATAGAACCTCAAATCAAATTCTAAAGTTGGAGAGAACATTCCCTACAAATGAGGTGGGACtacaaaatatgaaatttagAGACCACAAACGTCACAGTAAAATCTTGGAAGGAAACACTATTGGGATTCTCAATTTCTCTCTTAACGGAGCATCTGACCCAAGTCTAGCCGG GTTATATTATACCAAAATAAGGTTAGGCTCTCCACCACAAGAGTTTAACGTGGATTTTGATACCGGAAGTGACGACCTATGGATCAATTGCAAACCATGTGTTGGGTGTCCTCGACTTTCCCAATTGGGG ATTGAGCTTAATCTTTTTGATCCAGCCATCTCATATTCTGCTAAACCGCTTACTTGTTTGGACAAAGAATGCCCTACATATCATCAATGTGCTAATAAGAATAGATCATGTCGACTTTCGCTTAACTATGGAGACGGAAGCCTGGCTTCCGGTTATTATTTAACTGACATGCTACAGTTTGATACTATTTTGGGACCTTCTAATTTGACGGCAAACTCATCTGCTCGGGTTATTTTTGG GTGTAGTACACACGATGAGGGGTTAATAAGCCAAGAAGGTAGAGCGATTGATGGGATTTTTGGATTTGGTCGAAGAGAGTCATCGGTTATATCACAGTTGTCATCACGTCGTATTACTCCCAGAATATTTTCTCATTGTTTGCGCGGAGACGGTGGTGGGGTACTTGTTATAGGAGAGATTAGACACGCAGCGATGGTGTATAGTCCGCTAGTGACGTCAAA tacgGATCACTACAATATTAATCTTCAAAGCATTAGTGTTGACGGTCATAAATTATCGATCAATCAAAACGTCTTCATCACATCAGAAAGTCAAGGAACATTTGTAGATTCCGGTACAACTTTGTCATATTTGGCGACCGAAGCTTACTACCCATTAATGGAAGCT CTAACTAATGCAATTTCGGGACATGCTACACCTTTCATCTTGAATGGACAACAATGCTACAAATTGTCTACCAG CGGGATTAAATTGTTTCCTCAAGTCACTTTTAATTTTGCGGGTGGAGCGTCAATGTTATTGATGGCTAAGGACTACC tatttaattattctttacAGGACGGTATTTCATCGATGTGTATCGGATTTCAAAGATCTAATTTTGCAAGCATGACAATTTTAGGAG ATTTGGTACTCAAGGATAAAATTGTGGTTTATGATTTGGCGCACCAAAGAATTGGTTGGGTCGAATACAACtgtaagaaaaattaa